The proteins below are encoded in one region of Rhizobacter sp.:
- the flhD gene encoding flagellar transcriptional regulator FlhD — MNADQILTEIREANLSYLMLAQSLIRSDREQALFRLGISEESASMIALLTPAQMMKVASGNTLLCRFRMDDDMVWGLLTNHGKAASNDTTSRLHASILMAGRHQEAA; from the coding sequence ATGAACGCCGACCAAATCCTGACCGAAATCCGCGAAGCCAACCTGTCGTACCTGATGCTGGCCCAGAGCCTCATCCGCTCGGACCGCGAACAAGCCCTCTTCCGCCTGGGCATCAGCGAAGAGAGCGCTTCGATGATTGCGCTTCTGACCCCGGCTCAGATGATGAAGGTCGCGTCTGGCAACACGCTGCTGTGCCGCTTCCGCATGGACGACGACATGGTCTGGGGCCTGCTCACCAACCACGGCAAGGCCGCGTCGAACGACACCACCAGCCGCCTGCATGCGTCCATCCTGATGGCCGGCCGCCACCAAGAAGCGGCCTGA